A genomic region of Neisseria cinerea contains the following coding sequences:
- a CDS encoding oxidative damage protection protein, producing the protein MARMVFCVKLNKEAEGMKFPPLPNELGKRIFENVSQEAWMAWTRHQTMLINENRLSLADPRAREYLAQQMEQYFFGDGADAVQGYVPQ; encoded by the coding sequence ATGGCACGCATGGTATTCTGCGTTAAGCTCAACAAAGAAGCCGAAGGCATGAAATTTCCACCGCTTCCCAACGAATTGGGCAAGCGCATTTTTGAAAACGTATCGCAAGAAGCATGGATGGCGTGGACGCGCCACCAAACTATGCTGATTAACGAAAACCGCTTAAGCCTTGCCGATCCGCGCGCGCGCGAATACCTGGCTCAGCAGATGGAGCAGTATTTCTTCGGCGACGGCGCGGATGCCGTTCAGGGGTATGTTCCGCAATAA
- a CDS encoding ABC transporter permease encodes MDMRRWVVVGLVTLPPLFFLTAMVLAPLWAMAAYDGFAWGAVLSDAYMLERLAWTVFQAAATCILVLPLGVPVAWVLARLAFPGRTFVLRLLMLPFVMPTLVAGVGVLALFGTDGLLWRGWQDTPYLLLYGNVFFNLPVLVRAAYQGFVQVPAARLQTARTLGAGAWRRFWDIEMPVLRPWLAGGVCLVFLYCFSGFGLALLLGGSRYATVEVEIYQLVMFELDMAVASVLVWLVLGVTAAAGLLYAWFGRRAGSDKAVSPVMPSEPQSVGEYVLLAFAAAVLGICCLFPLAAVVVKACSAGESWQVLAERETWQAVWNTLRFSAAAVFSAAVLGVMYAAAAQRLAWMRGLMFLPFMVSPVCVSAGVLLLYPQWTASLPLLLAMYALLAYPFVAKDVLSAWDALPPDYGRAAAGLGANGFQTAYRITLPLLKPALRRGLTLAAATCVGEFAATLFLSRPEWQTLTTLIYAYLGRAGEDNYARAMVLTLLLSAFAVCIFLLLDNGEGGKQTETL; translated from the coding sequence ATGGATATGCGGCGTTGGGTGGTTGTCGGATTGGTTACGCTGCCGCCCCTGTTTTTTTTGACCGCGATGGTGCTTGCGCCTTTATGGGCGATGGCGGCGTATGACGGTTTTGCATGGGGCGCGGTGCTGTCGGATGCCTATATGCTCGAACGTTTGGCATGGACGGTATTTCAGGCGGCGGCAACCTGTATCTTGGTGCTTCCCTTGGGCGTACCTGTCGCGTGGGTGCTGGCGCGGCTGGCGTTCCCGGGGCGGACTTTTGTGCTGCGCCTGCTGATGCTGCCTTTCGTGATGCCCACGTTGGTGGCGGGTGTGGGCGTGCTGGCCCTGTTCGGGACGGACGGCCTGTTGTGGCGCGGCTGGCAGGATACGCCGTATTTGTTGTTGTACGGCAATGTGTTTTTTAACCTTCCTGTGTTGGTCAGGGCGGCATATCAGGGGTTTGTTCAAGTGCCTGCGGCACGGCTTCAGACGGCACGGACATTGGGCGCGGGGGCGTGGCGGCGGTTTTGGGACATTGAAATGCCCGTTTTGCGCCCGTGGCTTGCCGGCGGCGTGTGCCTTGTTTTCCTGTATTGTTTTTCCGGGTTCGGGCTGGCGCTGCTGCTGGGCGGCAGCCGTTATGCCACGGTCGAAGTGGAAATTTACCAGTTGGTCATGTTCGAACTCGATATGGCGGTTGCTTCGGTGCTGGTGTGGCTGGTGTTGGGGGTAACGGCGGCGGCGGGATTGCTGTATGCGTGGTTCGGCAGACGCGCGGGTTCGGATAAGGCGGTTTCCCCTGTGATGCCGTCTGAACCGCAGTCGGTCGGGGAATATGTGCTGCTGGCGTTTGCGGCGGCGGTGTTGGGTATATGCTGCCTGTTCCCGCTGGCGGCGGTCGTGGTAAAGGCCTGTTCTGCGGGAGAATCTTGGCAGGTGTTGGCGGAACGCGAAACTTGGCAGGCGGTGTGGAATACTTTGCGCTTCTCTGCGGCGGCGGTATTTTCGGCGGCGGTATTGGGTGTCATGTATGCGGCGGCGGCGCAGCGGTTGGCGTGGATGCGCGGGCTGATGTTTTTGCCGTTTATGGTGTCGCCGGTTTGTGTTTCGGCAGGCGTGCTGCTGCTTTATCCGCAGTGGACGGCTTCGTTGCCGTTGCTGCTGGCGATGTATGCGCTGCTGGCTTATCCGTTTGTGGCAAAAGATGTTTTATCGGCCTGGGATGCACTGCCGCCGGATTACGGCAGGGCGGCGGCGGGTTTGGGCGCAAACGGCTTTCAGACGGCATACCGTATTACGCTCCCCCTCTTGAAACCGGCGTTGCGGCGCGGCCTGACTTTGGCGGCGGCAACCTGCGTGGGCGAATTTGCGGCGACATTGTTCCTGTCGCGTCCGGAATGGCAGACGTTGACGACTTTGATTTATGCCTATTTGGGGCGTGCGGGTGAGGACAATTATGCGCGGGCAATGGTGTTGACATTGCTGTTGTCGGCATTTGCGGTGTGCATTTTCCTGCTGTTGGACAACGGCGAAGGCGGAAAACAGACGGAAACGTTATAA
- the thrB gene encoding homoserine kinase, with translation MSVYTSVSDDEMRGFLSGYDLGEFVSLQGIAQGITNSNYFLTTTSGRYVLTVFEVLKQEELPFFLELNRHLSMKGVAVAAPIARKDGRLDSVLAGKPACLVACLKGSDTALPTAEQCFHTGAMLAKMHLAAADFPLEMENPRYDAWWTEACARLLPVLSQDDAALLCSEIDALKENLGNHLPSGIIHADLFKDNVLLDGGQVSGFIDFYYACRGNFMYDLAIAVNDWARTADNKLDEALKKAFIGGYEGVRPLSAEEKAYFPTAQRAGCIRFWVSRLLDFHFPQEGEMTFIKDPNAFRNLLLSLG, from the coding sequence ATGTCTGTCTATACCAGTGTTTCCGATGATGAAATGCGCGGCTTCCTGAGCGGTTACGATTTGGGGGAATTTGTTTCCCTGCAGGGTATCGCGCAGGGGATTACCAACAGCAATTATTTTCTGACGACGACTTCGGGACGTTATGTGCTGACCGTGTTTGAAGTGTTGAAACAGGAAGAGCTGCCGTTTTTTCTGGAGCTTAACCGGCATTTGAGTATGAAGGGCGTGGCGGTTGCCGCGCCGATTGCGCGCAAAGACGGCCGGCTCGATTCCGTTTTGGCGGGCAAGCCTGCCTGCCTGGTTGCTTGCCTGAAAGGTTCGGATACTGCGCTGCCGACGGCGGAGCAGTGCTTCCATACCGGTGCGATGTTGGCCAAAATGCACCTTGCCGCCGCCGATTTCCCTTTGGAAATGGAAAACCCGCGTTACGATGCGTGGTGGACGGAGGCGTGCGCCCGACTGCTGCCCGTCCTGTCGCAAGACGATGCCGCGCTGCTGTGTTCCGAAATCGATGCGCTGAAGGAGAATCTCGGCAATCATCTGCCTTCGGGCATCATCCATGCCGACCTGTTTAAAGACAATGTGTTGCTTGACGGCGGTCAGGTATCGGGCTTTATCGATTTCTATTATGCCTGCCGGGGCAATTTTATGTATGACTTGGCGATTGCGGTCAACGATTGGGCAAGGACGGCGGACAATAAGTTGGATGAGGCGTTGAAAAAGGCGTTTATCGGCGGTTATGAGGGCGTGCGCCCCTTGAGCGCCGAAGAAAAGGCGTATTTCCCGACCGCCCAACGTGCCGGCTGCATCCGTTTTTGGGTGTCGCGCCTGTTGGATTTTCATTTTCCGCAGGAGGGCGAGATGACGTTTATCAAAGACCCGAACGCATTCCGCAACCTGCTGTTGAGTTTGGGTTGA
- the coaD gene encoding pantetheine-phosphate adenylyltransferase, producing MSPNTPRRAVYAGSFDPPTLGHLWMIRQAQSMFDELIVSIGINPDKRSTYTIADRRDMLHDITEMFPNVRIDVFENRFLVHYAREVQAGFIVRGIRSASDYEYERSMRHINSDLAPEISTVFLMPPREIAEVSSTMVKGLVGPEGWMETVKRYVPPAVYQKMIAEHHNNA from the coding sequence ATGTCACCGAATACACCGCGCCGAGCCGTTTATGCCGGCAGTTTCGATCCGCCCACATTGGGGCATCTGTGGATGATACGGCAGGCACAATCCATGTTTGACGAACTTATTGTCTCCATCGGCATTAATCCGGATAAACGCAGCACCTACACGATAGCCGATAGGCGGGATATGCTGCACGATATTACCGAAATGTTTCCCAACGTCAGAATCGATGTATTTGAAAACCGGTTTTTGGTGCATTACGCCCGCGAAGTGCAGGCGGGATTCATCGTGCGCGGCATACGTTCTGCTTCGGATTACGAATACGAACGTTCCATGCGCCATATCAACAGTGACCTCGCACCCGAAATATCCACCGTATTCCTCATGCCGCCGCGCGAAATTGCCGAAGTGTCGTCCACTATGGTCAAAGGACTGGTCGGGCCGGAAGGCTGGATGGAAACCGTTAAAAGATATGTGCCGCCGGCCGTGTACCAAAAAATGATTGCAGAACATCACAACAATGCCTGA
- the nadD gene encoding nicotinate-nucleotide adenylyltransferase yields the protein MKKIGLFGGTFDPIHNGHLHIARAFADEIGLDTVVFLPAGGPYHKDAASASAADRLAMVELATAEDARFAVSDCDIVRHGETYTFDTVQIFRQQFPSAQLWWLMGSDSLMKLHTWKKWQMLVRETNIAVAMRQGDSLHQTPRELHAWLGKSLQDGSVRILSAPMHNVSSTEIRRNLAGQGVSDGIPPAAARYIREYRLYEK from the coding sequence ATGAAGAAAATCGGACTGTTCGGCGGCACTTTCGACCCGATACACAACGGGCATCTTCATATCGCCCGTGCCTTTGCCGATGAAATCGGGTTGGACACGGTTGTTTTCCTGCCGGCAGGCGGCCCGTATCACAAAGACGCCGCCTCCGCTTCCGCCGCCGACCGCCTTGCCATGGTCGAACTGGCGACGGCAGAAGACGCGCGTTTTGCCGTCAGCGACTGCGACATCGTCCGTCACGGCGAGACTTACACTTTCGACACCGTCCAAATTTTCCGCCAGCAGTTCCCTTCGGCGCAACTCTGGTGGCTGATGGGCAGCGACAGCCTGATGAAGCTGCACACATGGAAAAAATGGCAGATGCTCGTGCGCGAAACCAATATCGCCGTCGCCATGCGGCAGGGCGACAGCCTGCACCAAACCCCGCGCGAACTGCACGCATGGCTGGGCAAGTCCCTTCAGGACGGCAGCGTCCGCATCTTGTCCGCCCCGATGCATAATGTGTCGTCAACGGAAATCCGCCGCAACCTTGCCGGTCAAGGCGTTTCAGACGGCATCCCGCCTGCCGCCGCCCGTTATATCCGAGAATACCGGCTGTACGAAAAATAA
- a CDS encoding beta-class carbonic anhydrase: MSELSEILSYNQKFVESGEYEKYFTDKYPGRELAILSCMDARIIELLPNALGLRNGDAKLIKNAGALVAHPWGSVMRSLLVAVFELKVKEIMVISHHDCGMQGLNAAGFLSKVHESNIPDDRIETLRYAGVDLDGWLTGFDNVEDSVRHTVELIRRHPLMPRHIAVHGLVIHPVTGKLTLIVDGSVSDSMDLSEGMETS; encoded by the coding sequence ATGAGCGAGTTGAGCGAAATCCTTTCCTATAATCAGAAGTTTGTCGAGTCGGGCGAATATGAGAAATATTTTACCGACAAATACCCGGGCAGGGAGTTGGCGATTTTGTCCTGCATGGATGCGCGGATTATCGAGCTGCTGCCCAATGCTTTGGGGTTGAGGAACGGCGATGCCAAACTGATTAAAAATGCAGGCGCGCTGGTTGCGCATCCATGGGGTTCGGTCATGAGGAGCCTGCTGGTTGCCGTGTTTGAACTGAAAGTCAAAGAAATCATGGTCATCTCCCATCACGATTGCGGTATGCAGGGTTTGAATGCGGCCGGCTTTCTCAGTAAGGTGCATGAAAGCAATATTCCCGACGACCGTATCGAAACCCTGCGTTATGCCGGTGTCGACCTCGACGGCTGGCTGACCGGTTTCGACAACGTCGAAGACAGTGTGCGCCATACGGTCGAACTCATCCGCCGCCATCCGTTGATGCCGCGCCATATTGCCGTTCACGGATTGGTCATCCATCCCGTTACCGGCAAACTGACCCTGATTGTGGACGGCAGTGTTTCAGACAGCATGGACTTATCGGAAGGAATGGAAACATCATGA
- a CDS encoding Bax inhibitor-1 family protein, with translation MQHDVYDYTAHTVSKNTVLQKTYRLLGLSFIPAVAGAAFAAGMNFNFYAALGSRWISLIAFLVFFYGMTYLIEKNRYSNTGVTLLMVFTFGIGVLISPVLQYALHIADGAKIVGIAAAMTAAVFLTMSVLARRSRLNMNELARFLTVGAVILMVAMVANLFLSIPALALTISAGFVLFSSLMIMWQVRTVIDGGEDSHISAALTIFISLYNIFSSLLHILLSLNGDD, from the coding sequence ATGCAGCACGACGTTTACGACTACACCGCGCATACAGTTTCTAAAAACACCGTTTTGCAAAAAACTTACCGCCTGCTCGGGCTGTCCTTTATCCCTGCGGTGGCAGGTGCGGCATTTGCAGCCGGCATGAACTTCAATTTTTATGCCGCCTTAGGTTCGCGCTGGATCAGTCTCATCGCATTCTTGGTATTTTTCTACGGCATGACTTATCTTATCGAGAAAAACCGTTACAGTAATACCGGCGTTACCCTGTTGATGGTATTCACATTCGGTATAGGTGTATTGATCAGCCCTGTGCTGCAATATGCGCTTCATATTGCCGACGGTGCGAAAATCGTCGGCATTGCCGCAGCTATGACCGCCGCCGTTTTCCTGACTATGTCCGTACTGGCACGACGTTCGAGGCTTAATATGAACGAACTTGCACGCTTTCTGACTGTGGGTGCGGTGATTCTGATGGTCGCCATGGTGGCCAACCTGTTTTTGAGTATTCCCGCACTCGCCTTGACCATTTCGGCAGGTTTTGTCTTGTTCAGTTCCTTAATGATTATGTGGCAGGTACGCACAGTCATTGATGGCGGAGAAGACAGCCACATCAGCGCGGCATTAACCATCTTCATCTCCTTATACAACATATTCAGCAGCTTGTTGCATATCCTATTGTCTTTAAACGGTGATGATTGA
- a CDS encoding TIGR01621 family pseudouridine synthase — translation MWEILFRHQDFVAINKPQGISVHRSDGEVSLTATLAAQLGVEKVWLLHRLDKQTGGILLFALNPQSAAVLAAQFAERKMKKTYLALSDRKPSKKQGWIKGGMEKSRRGMWKLTRNMENIAVTRFFSIRISEKMRLFILEPHTGKTHQLRVAMKSLGSPILGDRLYGGTESETMFLYAWKIQFTYQQQEIEITAPLKNAWQAENISHALEEFYMAKAG, via the coding sequence ATGTGGGAAATCTTATTCAGACACCAAGATTTTGTCGCCATCAATAAACCTCAAGGCATATCCGTCCACCGTTCCGACGGCGAAGTCAGTCTGACGGCAACACTTGCGGCACAGTTGGGCGTAGAAAAGGTATGGTTGCTGCACAGGTTGGACAAGCAGACCGGAGGCATATTGCTGTTTGCCCTTAATCCCCAAAGCGCCGCTGTTCTTGCCGCACAGTTTGCAGAAAGGAAAATGAAGAAAACCTATTTGGCTTTGTCCGACCGTAAACCGTCCAAAAAACAAGGATGGATAAAAGGCGGCATGGAAAAATCCAGACGCGGGATGTGGAAGCTGACGCGCAATATGGAAAATATTGCTGTTACCCGGTTTTTCAGTATACGTATCAGTGAAAAAATGCGGCTGTTCATTCTTGAGCCTCATACCGGTAAGACACATCAGCTGAGAGTGGCAATGAAAAGTCTGGGCAGTCCTATTTTGGGGGACCGCTTATATGGAGGGACAGAATCCGAAACTATGTTCCTGTATGCATGGAAAATACAATTTACCTATCAACAACAAGAAATCGAAATTACTGCACCTTTGAAAAATGCATGGCAGGCTGAAAATATCTCTCATGCACTGGAAGAATTTTATATGGCAAAAGCAGGTTAA
- the rlmH gene encoding 23S rRNA (pseudouridine(1915)-N(3))-methyltransferase RlmH, translated as MNITVLAVGTKMPRWVDEAVAEYAKRFGRDVAYALKEIKPEKRGAGVNAAQSMAAEEKRILEAVPQGAFLVVLDERGKAPTSVELAEHLKSWQQNGEHVCFVIGGADGMTDRLKQQARMMMRLSSLTLPHGMVRVLLTEQLYRAVSILHNHPYHRE; from the coding sequence TTGAACATTACCGTTTTGGCAGTCGGCACCAAAATGCCGCGCTGGGTTGATGAGGCCGTCGCCGAATACGCCAAACGCTTCGGACGCGACGTCGCCTACGCACTCAAAGAAATCAAACCCGAAAAACGCGGCGCGGGCGTGAATGCCGCCCAAAGTATGGCGGCGGAAGAAAAACGCATCCTTGAAGCCGTTCCGCAAGGCGCGTTCCTCGTCGTTCTTGACGAACGCGGCAAAGCACCGACCTCCGTCGAGCTGGCGGAACACCTCAAAAGCTGGCAGCAAAACGGCGAACACGTCTGCTTCGTCATCGGCGGTGCGGACGGCATGACCGACCGCCTCAAACAACAAGCCCGCATGATGATGCGCCTGTCCAGCCTCACCCTGCCGCACGGCATGGTGCGCGTCCTTCTGACCGAGCAGCTCTACCGGGCTGTTTCCATCCTGCACAACCATCCTTATCATCGGGAATAA
- the rsfS gene encoding ribosome silencing factor, giving the protein MNEQELQDLQKMVGVAVNALEDIKAKDISVLETQDKTSLFARMIIASGDSTRQVKALANNVAVDLKEAGFEILSTEGDSGEWTLVDAGDLVVHVMLPAVRDFYDIDTLWGGEKPSFHAGMQKPWHAAD; this is encoded by the coding sequence ATGAACGAACAAGAACTGCAAGACCTGCAAAAAATGGTCGGGGTGGCCGTCAACGCCCTAGAAGACATCAAAGCCAAAGACATTTCCGTTCTCGAAACGCAAGACAAAACTTCGCTGTTTGCCAGAATGATTATCGCCAGCGGCGACAGTACCCGCCAAGTCAAAGCACTGGCCAACAACGTTGCCGTCGATTTGAAAGAAGCCGGTTTTGAAATCCTCAGTACCGAAGGCGACAGCGGCGAATGGACGTTGGTTGATGCAGGCGACCTCGTCGTCCACGTCATGCTCCCTGCCGTGCGCGACTTCTACGACATCGACACTCTCTGGGGCGGCGAGAAACCGAGTTTCCACGCCGGAATGCAGAAGCCGTGGCACGCGGCAGACTGA